The DNA region ctgtgaacttccagatgttcaagctggttttagaaaaggcagaggaaccagagattaaattgccaacatccattggatcattgaaaaagcaagagtgttccagaaaaacatctacttctgctttattgactatgccaaagcctttgactgtgtgaatcacaacaaactgtggaaaattcttaaagagatgggaatatcaggccaccttccctgtctcctgagaaatctgtatgcaggtcaagaagcaacaattagaactggacacggaacaacagaccggttccaaatcgggaaaggagtacgtcaaggctgtatattgtcacccgacttatttaacttatatgtagactacatcatgccaaatgtgggctggaagaagcacaagctggaatcaacattgccaggagaaatatcaataatctcagatacgcagatgacaccacccttatgggagaaagtgaagaactaaagaacctcttgatgaaagtgaaagaggagagcgaaaaagttggcttaaaactcaacattcagaaaacaaagatcatggcatctggtcccatcacttcatggcaaatatatggagaaacaatggaaatagtgagagactttattttctgaggctccaaaagcactgcagatggtgactgcagccatgaaattaaaagacgcttgctcctgggaagcaaagttatgaccaacctagatagcatattaaaaagcagagacattactttgccaacaaagctctggtctagccaaagctatggtttttccagtagtcatgtatggatgttagagttggactataaagaaagctgagcgccaaagaattgatgcttttgaattgtggcgttggagaagactcctgagagtcccttcgactgcaagaagatccaaccagtccatcctaagggaaatcagtcctgaatattcattggacggactgatgctgaagcttaaactccaatactttgccacctgatgcaaagaactgactcactggaaaagaccctgatgctaggaaagattgaaggtgggaggagaagggcgaccgagaatgagatggttggagggcatcaccaactcgagtgatggacaggagtctgagtaagcttcgggagttggtgatggacagggaagcctggcgcgctgtaatccatggggtcgcaaagggtcggacacgactgagagactgaactgatctTAGTTTACACGGTAAGGAGCTGAACCCATTGCCCAACGACGCACAAACAGCGAAGAAGATGCTAACTCGCTAGTCTCTAATACCAGAATTTCCACCAACTTGCATGCCCTCTACTTTCTGAAACTTCCTGGCCTACATTTCTTCCTCTATTGGTTTCTAAAGCCAAATGAACTTGGATTAAAAAGGGACAGCAGGCCAGGCAGGAGAGTCGGAGGCGGCCAAAGTCACGTTCTCTCCAAGAGCCTCTTGTATTGTAGCCTTGTTGCTCGACTGCCAGGACTTTTTCAGAGGCCCCCAACCCGGCGCTGCGCCTCCCTCATCACAGCGCCCGCTTACCGTGGCGGAATGGCGTCCTGCGACTCCAGGCCTCAGCCACTTGCTTTTTCAAAGTTTCCTCTGTGACAGCATCCGAAAACTTCGCCATcacctccttctttccttttttccccgcCCGGTCAGAACCGGGCTCAGCAGGCCGCTTTCCGTTCATCTCTTCTACAAGACCCACGCCAGGCTGAAGTAGCAGCTCTTTTCTTAAAGAGACTATAATCCCCAGAATGCCTCCTTGCCCGTGTTTCCCTACCGCTATCCAATAGAAAGCACCGAGGTAGAGGAAGGCGGAACCAATACCTGATTTACCAATGGAAGCTCCAGATATTGCCGTCATCCCAGCAGTGATTGGGTCGTTGGGGATAGGAAACCGCCTTTCTACTTCCTGCCGCCAGAGGCTCCGGGTGCACTTCCGGCGTCCGTACGCCTTCTTCGGCGTTCTCTTGTTAATGGTCGGCGGCGGCCGCTGAGTGGGACGCAAATAACCGCTGCTGGGGAAGTCTCACTGCCTCCAGTTTTCCGCTCGCTGCTAGTGCCCGAGCTCGCCAGCATGTCCGTGGTGCCGCCCAATCGCTCGCAGACCGGCTGGCCCCGGGGAGTCACCCAGTTCGGCAACAAGTACATCCAGCAGACCAAGCCCCTCACCCTGGAGCGCACCATCAACCTGTAAGTGCGGCCTGGTCCTCGCGCGCGGTTCTGTCTGCATCCCCTTGGCCGTGAGCGCCCCTAAAGACTCCAGTCTTCTGGCGCGCCCTCGGCGGCCTCCTCTTCCTTACCCTCCAGCGCCACAGGTTAGAGCCCTATTTGAGAGGGTTTTCCCTTTCCTGGAAAGATGGCTTGTTTCCATGCCCCTGCATTCATTGTAGGAAAACGCTTTGAACTCATTCTTTGCCCACGTCTGTGGAGATAACCAGCCGCAAACCGTGGTGTTTATCCTTTAACGGCGCGTATATGgcattttgtgtgtttttatttgctgTGAGTGGTATAACGTAGTATCGTTTTTTGCCGTTTAGGCTTTGCTTTAACAGTAAGCTTTCGAGATCTAGCTATAACGCGCAGGCTTAGTCTTTTCCTCTGTTGCTTTATTGAGTTTCGGCTCCTGAATACATTTTATTCATCTGCTTAGAGCTGTCTGACTTACCCCATGTTCCGTTCCATGTCCTCGCCGCCTCAGCGACAGCATCCGAGCAGCCAGGAGGCCCCGGCTttgggaaggggctggggctTTCAGACCTTGGAGGTGGTAGTTCAGGCTCTaggccgtgtctgactcttcggcgTCCTAGGGACTGCAGACGtcgaggctcctctgcccatgggatttcccacgccatcatactagagtggattgacattcccttctccagaggatcttcccgacccagggatcgaacccgcgtctcttgcctggcaggcggattcttgaccactgagccacctgggaagctctttcaGTCCTTGGAGAGGACCAAAATGTAGCTCCAGAGAACCCATTGTGGGCTGTATTTTACttttaacatattattttttaagcgCTTTAAGCCATTGCATTTCGAAGCCACTCTCAAAAGTAATCTGTGGCAGGAAATTGAAATTTAGTCTATGTCTTGCTCAAGAAATTATCAAtatgctttttcttaaaaaaaaaaaaaatcattcttgagAGTTTGAGAGGCACCATGGTGCCGAGCTAATGGAGGAAAATGAGCAGTTTATGTTGGTCAGTATTTAAAGGATGCAAGGATTTACTGATTCTGGTGTTTTGGTAGGGCACATTAGGTGTTTCTctactttattttcaaataaatgaaatttactcAAAAGGGATTTGAATTGAAAAGATGGTTTTGCTTTATTTGACAGAACAGGTGATGGAAATTTAGGTAATAAAAATGTTGGGTTTATGAAATCTGGAGCTAGTAGATGGTATACCAGTAATAaaattccctagtggctcagatggtaaagtccgcccgcagtgcgggagaacagtttcagtccctgggttgggaagatcccctggagaaggatatggcaaaccactccatttttcttgtccaaagaatcccatggacagaggaccctggcaggctatacagtccatggggtcgcaaagagtcagacacaacaaagcgaattcacttcacttcatacaagTAGTAGATACTGTATATgttaatggacttcccaggtggcactagcggtagagaatccaccagccagtgcagaacaggagacacaggtttgatccctgggtcatgaagatcgcctggaggaggaaatggcaactccagtgttcttgccttgaaattcccatggactgaggagcctgttgggctgtggtccatggggtggcaaagagttggatatgactgaaggaCTAAGCATACACATACAAGTTAATATTTCTAGCTATTACACTAACAAtagcattttaatttcatatcaCACCTTAGAAAAATCCTCATAGTATTCCCATGAAATGGAAAAGgttaagtgttttttaaaaaaatgtgaaagcaCAGCTTCTGTATTACTTTCATTGGTTGTTATTGTTAGTGCTCACAGTTCTACCTTGCTTTTAACTTGATTATTCGATTGTTTTGCATCAGGCCATTATGTTGAACTAACTTGgtgaaaatgtttccttttttgcTCCATTAAAGTTATGAGTTAATGGATTTGCAGTACTTTCTCTCTCCTGTATGATCACAGTATTCAGAAAGAATTGTGTTGTGAATTCAGTTCACCTGGTTGAGTAATGGCCTAAATTGAAAATAAGTTATCTTTCCTCCAGTGTATTTTATGAGGAAATACTGCATGAATGCTTAGTTTGTAGCAGGCACTGGGATTAATGCTGGGTAGACAGTGGTGAGGAAGTCAGGTGTAGTCCCTGCTTTATAAAGCTCACAGTAGGATGGGAATACTACAGATGTGTCTGGGCTGCCACTGACTTCACAGCTGAACAGTCTTATATTTCATCTTAATGGCATCTCTTGATGTGAGAGCTGGGTTTGCAATAGAGATGTATTAGAGCTGTCTTTAATTCTAATTCAGGTGATGAGAATTGAATGTTAATGTAtataaagcctttttttttttttttttaaccggaGGGCACAAAGTGCTGTGTGGGGTTGCTGCTACTCATGGTGAAGATGTTAGATTTAGCATTGAGTCTACTGGGGAAGGTCCTAAAATCTTTAGAGCACCTTGGAAATAGTTTGTTTTAGTTGCTTTAGCGCTGCTTCACTTATGCCTGGAATTTGGCTCCTGGgattaaagtaatttttttttttttttattttggcaacCTTGATTTGTTTCCCCTTCTAAGAATAGCTTAGTGGATTAGTTGTGTAGTTGTTGACTTCTTACTCAAGGTGTTTTGGTAGACAAGATATGTTGGGGACAGGCAAGTGTGGCCAAAGCATTCTTACCCAAAGGCTTATAATCAAAGGCTGCTTTCTGTAAGTCTTATAATCAAAGGGTTACAAGGTGGTACCTGTGATGAAATaagtttttaaactatttttaaggaaaaaatatttactagGCAAGAAGAAAACTTTTCAATATGTTATATTTTGAATTCTTGATAAGTAGAGAATGTTTATATTACATCTAGTCAGCAAAAGATTGAAATGACgagaaaggaagaataaagatACTGAATAGAAGAAATGCTGAAGGCTCAACATCttagaagggaaagaaaagttcATCTGAAGAAGAAAGGTACCAGAAAACTCTGACGATAGTTGACtgggacaaatagaaaataactgGGGAGATAATGGAAAGTGGTGGCTCAGTTTGTAGAAAAAGACATCAGCCATTAGCACCCATgattaatagaatttatgattagATTGGTAGAGGAGCCCAAGGGCACATTAGCCAGGTTGACAGTGTTAGCATCTAAAACCAGAGAATTGCCAGTTACCCAGATAGCCACTCCTCTATGCATATAAGAGCTTTAAGGATACTGTCACCTATACTTGAGAGTTCAAGTAGGAAGTAGCAGCTTGAGCTAATGAAAGCTCTGGTTTTGGAGTCCAGAGAGCTAGATTCTAATCTCTGCTGTCTTATTAACTAGTTGTTTAATTTTGTTCAAATTCTTTGTCTCTAAGTGCAATATATACACACTTTTTACCAAGGTTTCATGTGATTGGTGTCTGTCCTAGTAATTTATGGTCTACAGTTTTCAGATATCTGTCTTTGGATCACAGGTACCCTCTTACCAATTACACTTTTGGTACAAAAGAGCCCCTCTATGAGAAGGACAGCTCTGTTGCAGCCAGATTTCAGCGCATGAGGGAAGAATTTGATAAAATTGGCATGAGGAGGACTGTAGAAGGGGTTTTGATTGTCCATGAGCACCGGCTACCCCATGTGTTACTGCTACAGCTGGGAACAACGTTCTTCAAATTGTAAGTGTCATTGGAAATGAACAACTTTTAATAAGATGGCTGTTTAATGCAGCTTTAAAATACAGCTTTTGCTTTTAGTCATTTGTCTCAACAAACATGACTGTTACTGGAGTCttttggaagagaagagaaactcaaaagcatttttttcctccattgcAGTGTTCATTTATTGTCTAACTagaaatcttcatttttctgtgtatCATTGATGCTAATGATTGAGCTTGAGAGAAGCCCTATGAGACAAAACGAGTCCAAGTTCAATTTCTAGATGTCTTTGTAGCATTACTGAGAACAACTGATACTATTTCTTGCTTAGGATCAATAGTGTTTCCTATTCTTAAAATGCTGTACATTTTTATAGATGATTGTTTAGTTTTCTCAAGTTTATAAATCTCTCAGTATGTTTAGTCCACAACTCTTTGACTAGATTGTACCAAAAAGAGTGTTCTCAAATAgttgggaatttttttaaaaaatgccgcATTCTTCAGATCTAGAGAATGTGGGTCCACTGCTCTCTGGGCATTTCTAGACTCCATTACCACTAGATAacttccagagagaaaaaattgGGATGTACTGGTTTCCAGCAACTATCTGATGTTTATGTTGTGGTACATATTTTGTTTAAGACTAGGGTTTATGTACTGTGAATGTCGTGAATGAACATGAATTCAGTTTTCTGGCACATTCTTCCCCCTGCATTTGACATTTGTTTGCTTTAATTGCCTTATGTGACACCGAAATGTGTTACAAAGCTGCTTGATAGAAATAGTAATTATTGTGTTGTTCCTGTTAACCAAAATTGTTAATACAAGTTGAAAGCTGAAATTTTAACCTTTATACAGACCTGGTGGTGAGCTTAATCCAGGAGAAGATGAAGTTGAAGGACTAAAACGCTTAATGACAGAGGTATTTTTCTGTTTAACCACTTTGATGATTTCATTAATGCTCATCTAAATACCGTCAACTTAATGCATAGTCAGATTTTTTTATGCCTTGAAAAGGATGagtttatcttaaatatttagttttctaTAAATAACACATAAATCTTAAAGTCTTAGTACAATGTTTATTTTCTCTAAGTTGAACTTATACTTTGTCATAGCATTATTTTCCATTGAAATAGTTGATGTAGCAATATTGGTTAATAAAacaacatttactgagtattgATTGCTAAGcagtgttctaagtgctttacatgcatAATTCGTTTAAACATCATAACAGCATTAGGAAGTGGGTGCCATTAATCCTGTTTTACTGATAAATTAGGGCACAGAGAGTGCAAGTAGCTTCCTTACTGTTTTACAGCTAGTGTGTGGTGAAGCTGGAGATTTGAATGCAGGTGATTTTATTCCAGAGTAGGTGTCGGAATTTTGACAGGACAGTGATTCCTGTTACATacctattttcatttttgcacATATCTGTTAGGCTTTGCCCAGGTTGTACTACTTTTAGAAGCTGTTCTAATGTCTGTCTGTAAAGACGTGGGGCCAGATGCATATAGATGCTGGAGGTTTTTGAGATTGTAGGCTGTTTCATTAataaatagttttctttcttagCATCAACCCCCCTTAGCTACAAAACTAATACATATTCTCTGCAAAATCCTTGGCAAATACAGAAAAGAGACAAAactaatacaaaaaaataatacaaaactaatacaaaaaaatacaaaacctgTATTTCTTCCACTTTGACTTGTCTTTTTAGTATTTCTAAAATGCATTGTTACTCTTAAATGTTGTGCTGTGTTTGAACTTTCATTTATATACTGTAGATTGGACCTACCTGCTTACCTCAGTTTTTTCTTATAACTCCACCAAAAAACATTAAAGGGGTTTTAGAAAGATAAAAGTCCACTAGGTTGATGGAGTGTAAAATGAGACAGTAACAAGGAAAAAGTGTTTGAAGGTAGAAGGCAGATGAGCGAATCATAATTGACTTAGTCAAAACCTCAGCCTCCCAGAAGGGTAGTCAAGGACTCAGCACTCTAGAACATCAGAAAAGCTTAGGAATTGGGGGTGCCTGTGGAAGAGGGGGTGTGCATGGACTGAAAGCTGAATTGACAGGCAGTCTGCATGAGATTATTGATGTACCTAGATCATCTTCCCTACTTTACATTTAGGCAAAGACTGGCTGCTGGTTAATTCTTGGTAGAGGTTGAATTGGAAAACACTTAAGCAATGGACAAGTTAAGGAGGTGGGAGAGTAAGTGAGGTTACGTCCTACATAGTGAGACTTTTGCTCGGCTGATAGTGTTAACAGCTAGTTTTACACACAGCAGGCTGAAGATGAGAgggtggctttttttttccccctggagaaaatggagagttccaaaaaatactTTTATGATAGATAATATTTGGAAACCTCCCCAAAGAACTAGGGTAGCCTTGTCACTTATGTACACAGAGTTGTCAGTTACGCAGCTTATTTTACCCTTAATTGCGAGCAGGTAACCAGTATCACCGGGCTTTTGGGGAAAACTTCTAAacagaaaagagcaaaagaaGCAAAGGGAACTTAGCAGAAACAGAAAATTCAGTTATCAGCAGAATTACAGTTAATATTATTGATGTGATAAAAGGAGATATTGTATCTGTAGAACAGTGTGCGTGTTCTACACACTAACAGCAACAGTAGAAAAGGCTACGTAGCCAACAAAAAAGGACGCATGAGTAATTTTTTTACAAGGCAGAATTAAAAATTCAGTAGCGAGTTAAAAAATTGAGTTGAAATCTACCAGAAAGTAGAACAAAAAGAACATAGGTAAGAGAAAAGGATCAGTATAAACTGTGCaaacaacagggacctactgcatagcacagaaagctgtattcagtatcttgtaatagcctgtaatggaaaagaactgagaaaggatatgtatgtatttatatgtgtaactgaatcaggTTGCCGCACACCTGAAACGTTGTTAagcaactataattcaattaaaaattaaaatctaacctggataaataaaacagaggaaaagGAATTAGCAAAGCAGTAATTCAAGAAAGTTTCCCAAACCTAGTCATCAGTTTTTGGATTGAAAAGACCTACTGGCCTTCTCTTTAGAAAAAGGGTAAAGAGAAAAATCCTGAAAGTTTCCAAAGTTGGGGAGAAGGAATGGGTAGACCTGGGTTAAATACAAAAACATCAAAGTCAGAAATGGCATCAGCCTCCCAGAAACAATAGCAGAAGCTAAGTCATCATGGAGCATACCTTCATAAATCTGAAAGTACATAGTTTCCATCTGAGACTTTTTATCTAGTCAAACTATAAGTCAAGTGTGCTGATAAAGTTATTTCCAGCCCGGCAGAGTTTCTAAAAAGGTGATGTCTTTTGTACCTTTTTTTAGGAAGCTAGTGGAGGATATTAACCaccaaaatgaaagaatgaacaaagaAAGAAGGGGCAGGGTTAAGAATATAGAGAGGATCTAATAACACAGGAGAGAgaacaagggaagccctagaactcCAGCTGTGAATCAGGGCTGAGAGCAACTACAGATTGAAGCAGGATGATAGAAAAATGTCTCTTAGAAAAATAGGATAATATTTGATAGACTAATGTTTGAATTGAGAAGAAATTTAAGTTCTTGTGGAGAATGTGGGGAATGAATTAGTGATAGTAAATGAAATGAGTTATTATCTCTGAAGGAAAGGATAGTTGTTCAAGTAGGGATGTGTAATTATAGTTTAGTAAATGCTCTGCTGATTCACCAAGTCATATTAAATACTGAATATTGATTTAAATACTGACAATGGGAGCATAGTAGAAGAGAAAGTATGAGTGGGGAATATGGTTTTAAGATCTAAAGTCTTGTTCCACAGTAGAGggtgttaaattttttaaaagatttttaaaaatgaaaagcaatcaAGAAATgatcataaaagataaaaatgtaactATTAAAAAGTACAGTAGAGAACTTGACAAATACtacctcagccaggtgatcaaggttaATATCAGTGATAAATCATGTTAATGGAATGTACCCTTGCAATGATGTGATGAGAATGAAACTTTACCTCTGTGATTTTCCTTCCCCAATTACCTGAAATCTCAGTCTAATAGAGGGACATTCT from Cervus elaphus chromosome 4, mCerEla1.1, whole genome shotgun sequence includes:
- the NUDT21 gene encoding cleavage and polyadenylation specificity factor subunit 5, translated to MSVVPPNRSQTGWPRGVTQFGNKYIQQTKPLTLERTINLYPLTNYTFGTKEPLYEKDSSVAARFQRMREEFDKIGMRRTVEGVLIVHEHRLPHVLLLQLGTTFFKLPGGELNPGEDEVEGLKRLMTEILGRQDGVLQDWVIDDCIGNWWRPNFEPPQYPYIPAHITKPKEHKKLFLVQLQEKALFAVPKNYKLVAAPLFELYDNAPGYGPIISSLPQLLSRFNFIYN